Part of the Candidatus Hydrogenedentota bacterium genome is shown below.
AGGTTTTTAACCGAAGTACTGCTCAGATGTGAGTAGGTTGTTTTTCGGCGCGGGGAGCGTAGCCGGTTTCACCCACGCCCATTACGAAATCGGGCATAATCACGATGGTGTACAACCTTCTCAGGATATTTCTGAGTCTGGTCATCGCTAATCGGTCCTTTCCCTCAATAACCGCTTCCGAATCAATTATAACATGAAATTCAGAGCATTGCACATACCGCTCCATACGGGCTCTTTCTGGTTTACTTTTGCGCGGGATTGCGCTATGTTCTGATACACGGTGCATAGCACGAAAACGCGAGGTACTTCCCGTGGCAAGGGGCGACCATCTGCGCGTGAAACGGATGCGCGGCTTGTATACGCATCACGGTATCGATATGGGCGATGGCACGGTGGTGCATCTGTCCGGCGAGCCGTTGCGCTGGCGCGATGCGCGCGTGTGCCGGACGCCGCTGGAGGAGTTCCTCAAGGGGTGTGAAGCGCAGGTCGTGCAGCACGGGGACGGCGGCCGCGGCCCGGACGAAGTGGCTCGCACGGCGTTGGCTCATGTGGGTGAAGGGGGGTATGATGTGTGGCGCAACAATTGCGAACATTTCGCGACCTATTGCGCGACGGGCCGGCGCTGGAGCCGTCAGGTCGTGGTGGTGAAACGGGTGGCGCAGGTGGCGGCGGGGGTGACGGCCGCGGCCGTCATTGTAACGGGAACGGTGGTCTTGGCGGCGCGCCGCTATCGCAGAGGCGGTCAGGCACCGCGGGCCGGCTGAACGCAAAGGAAGGATGCAGCCATGCTTGCCAAGTTGACACGAGAGCAGCGCAAGGCGCTGATGGAGTTGCTGATACATCTGGCCCGGTCCGACGGGCGGGTGGACGACGTGGAGAAGAACCTCCTGTACCAGTACGCGCATTTGAACGGCGTTGAATCGTGCGAGCTGCGCAACGACCGCAAGCTCGAAGAACTCGTGGCGCCGTTCGAATCGGCCGCGAGCCGGGTCGTGGTCATATCGGAACTGCTCCGCCTGCGTCACGCCCACGCATTCTTCGCGGCAGAAGAGACCTCCGCCATCGTCGACGCGGCCGCCGTGCTGGGCGTGCCGATGGACCTGCTGCCGCGCATCGAAGAGTGGGTCATGGATGACCTCGAACTCGCCGATCGCGCCGAGGAGTTGCTTGCCGAGGCCGAGGCCGTGGTGCACGTGGACCCTCAGAACCCGATGGCCGCGCCGTCCTTGCGCGGGTCTGAGCCCCCGAAGTAGCGCAGCGGACCGTCCGCGCGCTGGATGCCCTGGTACCCGCCG
Proteins encoded:
- a CDS encoding lecithin retinol acyltransferase family protein, which codes for MARGDHLRVKRMRGLYTHHGIDMGDGTVVHLSGEPLRWRDARVCRTPLEEFLKGCEAQVVQHGDGGRGPDEVARTALAHVGEGGYDVWRNNCEHFATYCATGRRWSRQVVVVKRVAQVAAGVTAAAVIVTGTVVLAARRYRRGGQAPRAG
- a CDS encoding TerB family tellurite resistance protein — encoded protein: MLAKLTREQRKALMELLIHLARSDGRVDDVEKNLLYQYAHLNGVESCELRNDRKLEELVAPFESAASRVVVISELLRLRHAHAFFAAEETSAIVDAAAVLGVPMDLLPRIEEWVMDDLELADRAEELLAEAEAVVHVDPQNPMAAPSLRGSEPPK